From a region of the Brevibacterium siliguriense genome:
- a CDS encoding threonine aldolase family protein — MNSQTSDQTAQSTNPADTLPDTGTAAPPVDTSPTAHPRSFGSDNWAGVHPEVITAIAEANVGHTPGYGGDPWTQRFHDIMTHHFGPDAQSFPVFNGTGANVLALQSALPRWAAVITAASAHINYDETGAPEKVGGLKIIGAATEDGKLTPETIKGAIIGRGNEHNAQPLAVSISQSTEWGTTYTPDEIAAIATTAHDHDMILHVDGSRLGNAAAHLGVGLGDITTAVGVDILSLGGTKNGLLGAEAVIVLDTGIGHGLRFLRKMNLQLASKMRFLSAQLGALYEGELWRTSATRSNTMAQYLADLLTEAVDSGRVPGVEIVQKVESNVVFVRMPAEVAARARQKFAFADWPLEKDIVRLMCAFDTTTEDVDALVAAIVGG, encoded by the coding sequence GTGAACTCCCAGACATCTGATCAGACAGCGCAGTCGACGAACCCCGCGGACACCCTCCCAGACACCGGCACCGCCGCCCCACCCGTCGACACCAGCCCGACCGCACATCCCCGCAGCTTCGGCTCCGACAATTGGGCCGGAGTCCACCCCGAGGTCATCACGGCCATCGCCGAGGCCAACGTCGGCCACACGCCCGGCTACGGCGGCGACCCGTGGACACAACGTTTCCACGACATCATGACCCACCATTTCGGGCCCGATGCCCAGTCGTTTCCCGTCTTCAACGGCACCGGCGCCAACGTCCTCGCCCTGCAGTCGGCGCTGCCGCGCTGGGCAGCGGTGATCACGGCCGCCTCGGCGCATATCAACTACGACGAAACCGGTGCCCCGGAGAAGGTCGGCGGACTCAAGATCATCGGTGCCGCCACCGAGGACGGCAAGCTCACCCCCGAGACGATCAAGGGTGCGATCATCGGCCGCGGCAATGAGCACAATGCGCAGCCGCTGGCCGTCTCGATCTCCCAATCCACCGAATGGGGCACGACCTACACCCCGGACGAGATCGCGGCGATCGCGACCACCGCCCACGACCATGACATGATTCTCCACGTCGACGGGTCCCGACTCGGCAATGCGGCCGCCCACCTCGGCGTCGGACTCGGCGACATCACCACCGCGGTCGGAGTCGACATCCTCAGCCTCGGCGGGACGAAGAACGGACTGCTCGGCGCCGAGGCGGTCATCGTCCTGGACACCGGCATCGGCCATGGCCTGCGGTTCCTGCGTAAGATGAACCTGCAGCTGGCCTCGAAGATGCGCTTCCTCTCCGCACAGCTGGGAGCCTTGTACGAAGGTGAACTGTGGCGGACCTCGGCGACCAGATCGAACACGATGGCGCAATACCTCGCCGATCTGCTCACCGAGGCGGTCGACAGCGGCCGTGTCCCCGGAGTCGAGATCGTGCAGAAGGTCGAGTCGAACGTCGTGTTCGTCCGGATGCCCGCCGAGGTGGCCGCCCGGGCTCGGCAGAAGTTCGCCTTCGCGGACTGGCCCTTGGAGAAGGACATCGTCCGCCTCATGTGCGCCTTCGACACGACGACCGAGGACGTCGACGCCCTCGTCGCCGCGATCGTCGGTGGCTGA
- a CDS encoding 5'-nucleotidase, lipoprotein e(P4) family: MKKALVPGLTILLVLIVGVIGYILNSGPNTGENTAESSDDCDVSKYTMGVKWQQQSAEAMALQGQTYEMATRQLDRAVAAAPDDEDLAIMTDLDETAIDNSKLLARDIAECHDFSGWDTWDDWEENGEPTMIPGALEFFEHADQLGVDIYYVSDRTEENRAANVEAIAKLGLPQADDEHVMLLGPPKDERRAKVESNHTLLMQLGDTLHDFDGAFEDTSVDEQRKLVEKNRAKFGTEWIVLPNPTYGDWSESDLDEWEAPVRADD, encoded by the coding sequence ATGAAGAAGGCCCTCGTTCCTGGCCTGACGATTCTGCTCGTGCTCATCGTCGGGGTGATCGGATACATCCTCAATTCGGGTCCGAACACCGGGGAGAATACTGCTGAGTCTTCGGACGACTGCGACGTCTCGAAATACACCATGGGTGTGAAATGGCAGCAGCAGAGCGCCGAAGCCATGGCTCTGCAGGGCCAGACCTACGAGATGGCAACACGCCAGCTCGACAGAGCCGTCGCTGCTGCTCCAGATGATGAGGATCTGGCCATCATGACCGATCTCGACGAGACTGCCATCGACAATTCGAAGCTGCTGGCTCGCGACATCGCCGAGTGCCACGACTTCAGCGGCTGGGACACTTGGGACGACTGGGAGGAGAACGGAGAGCCAACCATGATCCCCGGTGCGTTGGAATTCTTCGAACACGCCGACCAGCTCGGAGTCGACATCTACTACGTCTCGGACCGGACGGAGGAGAATCGGGCGGCGAATGTCGAAGCCATCGCCAAGTTGGGCCTGCCCCAGGCCGATGACGAACACGTGATGCTGCTTGGCCCGCCGAAGGACGAACGTCGCGCGAAGGTGGAATCGAACCACACGCTGCTCATGCAGCTCGGTGACACCCTCCACGATTTCGACGGTGCGTTCGAAGACACGTCCGTCGACGAACAGAGGAAACTGGTGGAGAAGAACCGTGCGAAGTTCGGCACCGAATGGATCGTCCTGCCCAATCCGACTTATGGTGACTGGAGCGAATCCGACTTGGACGAATGGGAAGCACCGGTTCGCGCTGATGACTGA
- a CDS encoding universal stress protein, with product MTILVGYSPSPEGKAAVEFGIEQARAFDDVLVVLNAGIGETPDERGVATSKDIEELKETLKSSEVSHEILQFLRGNDPVEELLALAEATADTRMIVIGSRRRSPVGKLIMGSTAQRIILDSDVPVVSVKVDRRSKK from the coding sequence ATGACAATCCTCGTCGGTTATTCCCCCTCGCCCGAAGGCAAGGCCGCTGTCGAATTCGGTATCGAACAGGCCCGCGCATTCGACGATGTCCTCGTCGTGCTCAACGCCGGAATCGGAGAGACTCCCGACGAGCGCGGCGTCGCCACCAGCAAAGACATCGAGGAACTCAAGGAGACGCTGAAGTCTTCCGAGGTCTCGCACGAGATCCTTCAGTTCCTCCGCGGCAATGATCCCGTCGAGGAGCTCCTGGCCCTCGCCGAGGCGACCGCCGACACCCGCATGATCGTCATCGGTTCACGTCGACGCTCTCCCGTCGGCAAGCTCATCATGGGCTCGACGGCCCAGCGGATCATCCTCGACTCCGACGTCCCCGTCGTCTCCGTCAAGGTCGACCGGAGGAGTAAGAAGTAG
- a CDS encoding MFS transporter produces the protein MTDQNTRLGQAKAGESHTQKKSEWQTVKAIMAASSGNLVEWFDFYIYAFFSVYFADQFFVADNQALSLMQAAGVFFVGFLMRPIGGYIFGRAADRLGRKNSMLISILLMCAGSLMMALLPTSAVVGSWAAILLLIVRMIQGLAVGGEYGATATYMSEVATEGKRGFYSSFQYVTLIGGQLLASLLAVVMTHTLGTDQIEAGWWRLPFAIGAAAAIVSLWLRRGLEETTSAGTRKDENSGSFREVLRHPRAFFVVLGITSVGSLVFYVFTTYMQKFLLLQNEGTPGEAVFNKGSIADLMTICLLIFVVMQPIAGKISDKIGRKNNMLIFVIGMIALPVPLLGLIGKADSVITAGILIVIAMAFISMYTSISGIVKAEMFPAHIRGIGVGFTYAIGNSLFGGSAEYVALWFRNAGIGTWFAVYVVVIAIVGFVAVAFMHDNRKHSTIDNADSSAYKRIGS, from the coding sequence TTGACAGATCAGAACACGCGCCTCGGCCAGGCGAAAGCCGGTGAGAGCCACACGCAGAAGAAGTCCGAATGGCAGACGGTCAAGGCCATCATGGCTGCATCGTCGGGCAACCTCGTCGAATGGTTCGACTTCTACATCTACGCCTTCTTCAGCGTCTACTTCGCCGACCAGTTCTTCGTCGCTGACAACCAGGCGCTGTCCCTGATGCAGGCCGCCGGCGTGTTCTTCGTCGGCTTCCTCATGCGTCCCATCGGTGGTTACATCTTCGGTCGCGCCGCCGACCGCCTCGGGCGCAAGAACTCGATGCTCATCTCCATTCTGCTCATGTGCGCCGGTTCGCTGATGATGGCACTGCTGCCCACAAGCGCGGTCGTCGGCTCCTGGGCCGCGATCCTGCTGCTCATCGTGCGCATGATCCAGGGCCTTGCCGTCGGCGGCGAATACGGTGCCACCGCCACCTACATGTCCGAGGTCGCCACCGAAGGCAAACGCGGCTTCTACTCCTCCTTCCAGTACGTCACCCTCATCGGCGGCCAGCTGCTGGCCAGCCTGCTGGCCGTGGTCATGACCCACACGCTGGGCACCGACCAGATCGAAGCCGGCTGGTGGCGACTGCCCTTCGCCATCGGCGCCGCCGCCGCGATCGTCTCCCTGTGGCTGCGCCGCGGACTCGAGGAGACCACCTCGGCGGGTACTCGCAAGGACGAGAACTCCGGCAGCTTCCGCGAGGTGCTGCGCCACCCGCGGGCCTTCTTCGTCGTCCTCGGCATCACCAGCGTCGGATCGCTCGTCTTCTACGTCTTCACCACGTACATGCAGAAGTTCCTGCTCCTGCAGAACGAAGGCACCCCGGGCGAAGCAGTCTTCAACAAGGGCTCCATCGCCGACCTCATGACCATCTGCCTGCTCATCTTCGTCGTCATGCAGCCCATCGCCGGCAAGATCTCGGACAAGATCGGCCGCAAGAACAACATGCTCATCTTCGTCATCGGCATGATTGCGCTGCCCGTCCCGCTGCTGGGCTTGATCGGCAAGGCCGATTCCGTCATCACCGCCGGCATCCTCATCGTCATCGCCATGGCGTTCATCAGCATGTACACCTCGATCTCCGGGATCGTGAAGGCCGAGATGTTCCCAGCCCACATCCGCGGAATCGGCGTCGGCTTCACCTACGCGATCGGCAACTCGCTCTTCGGCGGCTCCGCCGAGTACGTTGCGCTGTGGTTCCGCAACGCCGGAATCGGCACCTGGTTCGCCGTCTACGTCGTCGTCATCGCGATCGTCGGCTTCGTCGCCGTGGCCTTCATGCACGACAACCGCAAACACTCGACGATCGACAACGCCGATTCCTCGGCGTACAAGCGCATCGGCAGCTGA
- a CDS encoding DeoR/GlpR family DNA-binding transcription regulator, which produces MFAEERQRRIAELVSEAGRVNVTDLAADFDITTETVRRDLAALEKVGALQRVHGGAVPCRPHSLEEPTFDDREIHNLDEKTAIARSALSLLEETMSISVDGGTTCAAFARAIADEAHDRLAAGQAPRQLRVITNSLSAIDSLAGAPGVEIFVLPGRFRPVTRAMVGPQTITAIDGHRVDLAVLGANGLSDNGVSTPDHDEAATKSAFVHSGRRVAVLADSAKFDAVSLVRFAELDQIDVLMTDDAPEEPLAAHLETAEVEVVTP; this is translated from the coding sequence GTGTTCGCTGAAGAACGGCAACGCCGCATCGCTGAACTGGTCAGCGAGGCTGGACGGGTCAATGTCACCGACCTGGCCGCCGATTTCGACATCACCACGGAGACCGTCCGACGCGACCTCGCCGCACTCGAAAAGGTCGGAGCCCTCCAGCGCGTCCACGGGGGAGCGGTTCCCTGCCGTCCCCACAGCCTTGAAGAGCCGACCTTCGACGACCGCGAGATCCACAATCTCGATGAGAAGACCGCGATCGCACGGTCCGCGCTGAGCCTGTTGGAGGAGACGATGAGCATCTCCGTGGACGGCGGCACGACCTGCGCGGCCTTCGCCCGTGCCATCGCAGACGAAGCCCATGACCGACTCGCCGCCGGGCAGGCCCCGCGACAGCTGCGTGTCATCACGAACTCCCTGTCCGCCATCGACAGCCTGGCCGGCGCGCCCGGTGTCGAGATCTTCGTCCTCCCCGGCCGATTCCGACCGGTCACCCGGGCCATGGTCGGACCGCAGACGATCACGGCCATCGACGGTCACCGAGTCGATCTTGCGGTGCTCGGGGCCAACGGACTCAGTGACAACGGCGTCTCCACACCCGACCACGACGAGGCGGCGACGAAGTCGGCGTTCGTGCACTCCGGACGGCGGGTCGCCGTGCTCGCCGACTCCGCGAAGTTCGATGCCGTCTCCCTGGTGCGGTTCGCCGAACTTGACCAGATCGATGTCCTCATGACAGACGACGCCCCGGAAGAACCGTTGGCAGCCCATCTGGAGACTGCGGAAGTCGAGGTCGTCACTCCATGA
- a CDS encoding 1-phosphofructokinase family hexose kinase — protein sequence MILTLTANPSLDRTIELSGPVLRGQVQRAVWAGQQPGGKGVNVSRAVAAADRDTLAVLPGDLDDPVLTGLDTIGLAHRSVPTGTPLRSNITVTEPDGTTTKINEPGSPLSSQTQNALLDLMAEQATDASWVVLAGSLPPGVDDDFYARAIERIRELPAPPLIVVDTSGAPLAAALTASPDLIKPNAEELAELLHAAGLLRAAGLRDVVEPRDAAEPLGTAELHAIADRLESSPQLTARAASTLLNVHGPRPRSILATLGAGGAVLAQPETAWHAQHPPMEVVSTVGAGDSTLAGYLLGLIGGREPDAALARAVAYGAAAARLRGTGVPSPVAARTDAVTVTPLETSAAAPAGTPAVLSATSADHSLHRHEGTAPEAEEAR from the coding sequence ATGATCCTCACCCTCACCGCCAACCCCAGTCTCGACCGCACCATCGAATTGTCTGGTCCGGTCCTCCGCGGCCAGGTGCAGCGCGCCGTCTGGGCCGGACAGCAGCCCGGCGGCAAGGGAGTCAACGTCTCCCGTGCCGTCGCGGCCGCCGACCGTGACACCCTGGCGGTCCTCCCCGGAGACCTCGACGACCCAGTGCTCACCGGACTCGACACGATCGGACTGGCCCATCGCTCCGTTCCCACCGGCACCCCGCTGCGCTCCAATATCACCGTCACCGAGCCCGATGGGACGACGACGAAGATCAACGAACCGGGCTCGCCTCTGAGCTCGCAGACTCAGAACGCACTGCTCGACCTCATGGCCGAGCAGGCAACAGACGCGAGCTGGGTCGTCCTGGCCGGTTCGCTGCCACCAGGAGTCGACGATGACTTCTACGCTCGCGCCATCGAACGCATCCGCGAGCTTCCTGCCCCGCCGCTGATCGTCGTCGACACCTCGGGTGCTCCCCTGGCTGCGGCCCTGACGGCCTCACCGGATCTCATCAAGCCCAATGCCGAAGAACTCGCCGAGCTCCTCCACGCCGCCGGACTTCTGCGCGCCGCCGGTCTCCGCGACGTTGTCGAACCCCGTGACGCAGCCGAACCCCTCGGCACCGCCGAGCTGCACGCGATCGCCGACAGGCTGGAATCATCACCGCAGCTCACGGCTCGCGCTGCATCGACCCTGCTCAACGTACACGGCCCCCGCCCGCGGTCGATCCTTGCGACCCTGGGTGCCGGCGGCGCAGTCCTCGCTCAGCCGGAGACTGCATGGCATGCCCAGCATCCGCCGATGGAGGTCGTGAGCACCGTGGGCGCGGGCGACTCCACCCTTGCCGGGTACCTGCTGGGTCTGATCGGCGGCCGTGAACCCGATGCGGCCCTGGCCCGAGCCGTCGCCTATGGAGCCGCAGCCGCCCGGCTGCGCGGCACCGGAGTGCCGAGCCCGGTGGCCGCCCGGACCGACGCGGTGACCGTGACGCCGCTGGAGACTTCTGCGGCAGCACCAGCAGGCACACCCGCAGTGCTTTCGGCGACTTCCGCAGACCACTCGCTCCACCGACATGAGGGCACAGCCCCCGAAGCCGAGGAGGCACGATGA
- a CDS encoding PTS fructose transporter subunit IIABC, with protein sequence MTSLITTDLVVLDADQGTEPSAVIRALAAMIAEHGRANSADGLADAATAREEKTPTGVPGGIAIPHARTEAVTEPSLAMARLNPPVDFGAKDGPADLVFMIAAPEGTGKDHLKLLSKLARSLVKKDFVASLRAATTEQEVVDLVETALGLRETPEEPTSTEATAPASADRPRRVVAVTACPTGIAHTYMAADALAQAGAEMGIDVVAETQGSSGTTPIDQSVIDAADAVVFAVDVDVRDKARFSGKPYVQVPVKAGIDDPQGLITQALAEADAPNGRRLAAAHAAEDDSSDAQSGSRESIGGQLKRVLLTGVSYMIPFVAAGGLLMALGFLLGGFDIPDYSEDIVLGSSLWNLPTEYGDLALGPVGAYLGAVAFQIGNLSMSFLVAALAGYIAYGIADRPGIAPGFTVGAVAVLMGAGFIGGIIGGLLAGYIAHWIGSFAAPRWLRGLMPVVIIPLVASLVSSGLMFMVLGGPISALTKGLDAWLSSMTGTAAVVLGLILGAMMAVDLGGPVNKVAYSFAVAGLAAGSVDNPVPWEIMATVMAAGMVPPLAMALATAVRPRSFSQAEKENGKAAWLLGAAFISEGAIPFAASDPLRVIPASVVGAGVTGGMTMAFSVTSQAPHGGVFVFFAIDSFLLFLLSVVVGTITSAVLVLTLKIFVGKGGAAGLAEATDPSAATVTAAASTVGSASTDEAKPTEPVSSNADATRV encoded by the coding sequence ATGACATCGCTGATCACAACGGACCTGGTGGTCCTCGACGCGGATCAGGGGACGGAGCCGTCCGCTGTCATCCGCGCTCTGGCCGCCATGATCGCCGAACACGGCCGCGCGAACTCCGCAGACGGATTGGCGGACGCGGCGACCGCCCGCGAAGAGAAGACCCCGACGGGTGTTCCCGGAGGAATCGCCATCCCGCACGCCCGCACCGAGGCGGTCACCGAACCCAGCCTCGCAATGGCTCGCTTGAACCCGCCAGTCGACTTCGGCGCCAAGGACGGCCCCGCCGACCTCGTGTTCATGATCGCCGCTCCCGAGGGCACCGGAAAGGACCACCTCAAGCTGCTGTCGAAGCTTGCCCGGTCGCTGGTGAAGAAGGACTTCGTCGCCTCCCTGCGTGCGGCGACGACCGAGCAGGAAGTCGTCGACCTCGTCGAAACCGCCCTCGGCCTGCGCGAGACACCCGAAGAGCCGACCAGCACCGAGGCGACCGCACCGGCGTCGGCCGACCGCCCCCGCCGCGTCGTCGCCGTCACGGCCTGCCCGACGGGAATCGCCCACACCTATATGGCTGCCGACGCCCTCGCCCAAGCCGGAGCCGAGATGGGCATCGACGTCGTCGCCGAGACCCAGGGATCGAGCGGCACGACTCCGATCGACCAATCCGTCATCGATGCCGCCGATGCTGTCGTCTTCGCCGTCGACGTGGATGTCCGCGACAAGGCCCGGTTCTCCGGCAAACCTTATGTGCAGGTGCCCGTCAAGGCCGGAATCGACGATCCCCAAGGGCTCATCACACAGGCCCTCGCCGAGGCGGACGCCCCCAACGGCCGCAGGCTGGCCGCCGCTCACGCCGCCGAAGACGACTCGTCCGACGCGCAGTCCGGCTCCCGCGAAAGCATAGGTGGCCAACTCAAGCGCGTGCTGCTGACCGGCGTCAGCTATATGATCCCCTTCGTCGCCGCCGGCGGTCTGCTCATGGCCCTGGGCTTCCTCCTCGGCGGATTCGACATCCCCGACTACTCCGAGGACATCGTCCTGGGCAGCTCCCTGTGGAACCTGCCCACCGAATACGGCGACCTGGCCCTCGGACCCGTCGGCGCCTACCTGGGTGCCGTGGCCTTCCAGATCGGCAACCTGTCGATGAGCTTCCTCGTCGCCGCCCTGGCCGGGTACATCGCCTACGGCATCGCCGACCGCCCCGGAATCGCCCCCGGCTTCACCGTCGGTGCCGTCGCCGTGCTCATGGGCGCCGGTTTCATCGGCGGCATCATCGGCGGACTGCTGGCCGGCTATATCGCCCACTGGATCGGTTCCTTCGCCGCACCGAGGTGGCTGCGCGGACTCATGCCCGTCGTCATCATTCCGCTGGTGGCCTCCCTCGTCTCCTCGGGGCTGATGTTCATGGTCCTCGGCGGGCCGATCAGCGCCCTGACCAAGGGCCTCGACGCCTGGCTGAGCTCGATGACCGGAACCGCCGCCGTCGTCCTCGGACTCATCCTCGGCGCGATGATGGCCGTCGACCTGGGCGGCCCCGTCAACAAGGTCGCGTATTCGTTCGCCGTCGCCGGGCTCGCCGCCGGCTCCGTCGACAACCCCGTGCCGTGGGAGATCATGGCCACGGTCATGGCCGCCGGAATGGTTCCGCCCCTGGCCATGGCATTGGCCACGGCTGTCCGTCCACGCAGCTTCTCCCAAGCGGAGAAGGAGAACGGCAAGGCCGCCTGGCTGCTCGGTGCTGCGTTCATCTCCGAAGGCGCGATTCCCTTCGCCGCCTCCGATCCGCTGCGCGTGATCCCGGCCTCGGTCGTCGGAGCCGGTGTCACCGGCGGCATGACGATGGCGTTCTCCGTCACCAGCCAGGCCCCGCATGGCGGTGTGTTCGTCTTCTTCGCCATCGACTCGTTCCTGCTGTTCCTGCTCTCCGTCGTCGTCGGCACGATCACCAGCGCCGTGCTGGTGCTCACGCTCAAGATCTTCGTCGGCAAGGGCGGAGCGGCAGGCCTCGCCGAGGCGACCGACCCGTCCGCAGCGACCGTGACCGCAGCCGCGTCGACCGTTGGATCGGCTTCGACCGACGAGGCGAAGCCGACCGAACCTGTATCGTCGAACGCTGACGCCACGCGAGTCTGA
- the ptsP gene encoding phosphoenolpyruvate--protein phosphotransferase: MSAEFSGIGVVPGRVIALALNMPAPVSAPVAKPAPADPEAEANRIREASAAVHAELRERAESVTRDARDVLKATALMAKDPTLVKTAIKRLSDTDAETAIWTVAAETAAQLEKLGGYMAERAADVLDVRARLVAHLRGVPAPGIPHSTEPFVLIATDLAPADTATLDPELVIGLVCAEGGPQSHTAILARSLGIPAVVAAAGVLEITDRTPVFLDGGAGVLRTEPGAQETGLVEAWTETAGRLQSFTGPCLLGDGTRIPLRANVGDGAQARAAAAAGAEGVGLLRTEFCFLDRDSEPNVEEQAEAYGQVFAAFDDHKIVVRTLDAGADKPLPFLTDADEPNPALGVRGFRTSRRAQGVLERQLEAIALAAANHAVTVHVMAPMIATAEEAREFAELVHAAGLSTAGVMVEVPSAALQAAAILDEVEFASIGTNDLTQYVMASDRMLGGLAELSDPWQPAVLQLIGMTAAQGAAAEKSVGVCGEAAADPALAVVLVGLGATSLSMAPRALPAVAEVLAGLTLDQAQQIARSALAARSPIDAKATVRAALPILTELGL; the protein is encoded by the coding sequence ATGTCCGCAGAGTTCTCAGGCATCGGAGTCGTACCCGGACGGGTCATCGCCCTGGCGCTGAACATGCCCGCACCCGTGTCCGCACCCGTGGCGAAGCCCGCCCCGGCCGATCCCGAGGCGGAGGCGAACAGGATCCGAGAGGCCTCGGCCGCGGTCCACGCCGAATTGCGTGAGCGGGCGGAATCCGTCACCAGAGACGCCCGCGACGTGCTCAAGGCGACCGCCCTCATGGCCAAGGACCCCACTCTGGTGAAGACGGCGATCAAACGCCTGTCAGACACCGACGCGGAGACCGCGATCTGGACGGTGGCCGCGGAGACCGCTGCGCAGTTGGAGAAGCTCGGCGGCTATATGGCCGAACGAGCAGCCGATGTCCTCGATGTCCGTGCCCGCCTCGTCGCCCACCTGCGCGGAGTGCCGGCACCCGGCATCCCGCACTCGACCGAGCCCTTTGTGCTCATCGCCACCGATCTCGCCCCCGCCGACACCGCGACCCTGGACCCCGAACTCGTGATCGGACTCGTCTGCGCGGAAGGCGGACCACAGAGCCATACGGCGATCCTCGCCCGATCACTGGGCATACCCGCCGTGGTCGCGGCCGCCGGAGTTCTCGAGATCACCGACCGCACCCCCGTCTTCCTCGACGGCGGCGCCGGCGTCCTGCGCACCGAACCCGGTGCGCAGGAGACCGGCCTCGTCGAGGCGTGGACGGAGACGGCCGGCCGTCTGCAGTCCTTCACCGGACCCTGTCTGCTGGGTGACGGCACACGGATTCCGCTGCGTGCGAATGTCGGCGACGGAGCCCAGGCCCGGGCAGCGGCGGCCGCCGGTGCCGAAGGCGTCGGCCTGCTGCGCACCGAATTCTGCTTCCTCGATCGCGACTCCGAACCCAACGTCGAGGAGCAGGCCGAGGCCTACGGGCAGGTGTTCGCGGCCTTCGACGATCACAAGATCGTCGTGCGCACCCTCGACGCCGGAGCCGACAAACCTCTGCCGTTCCTCACCGATGCCGATGAACCGAACCCGGCCCTGGGTGTGCGCGGGTTCCGGACCAGTCGCAGGGCCCAGGGCGTCCTTGAACGTCAGCTCGAGGCGATCGCGCTCGCCGCAGCGAACCATGCGGTGACCGTCCACGTCATGGCTCCGATGATCGCCACCGCCGAGGAAGCCCGAGAGTTCGCGGAACTCGTCCATGCGGCGGGCCTGTCCACCGCCGGTGTCATGGTCGAAGTCCCCTCGGCAGCGCTGCAGGCGGCCGCCATCCTCGACGAAGTCGAGTTCGCGTCCATCGGCACGAATGACCTGACCCAGTACGTCATGGCCTCCGACCGCATGCTCGGCGGTCTGGCCGAACTCAGCGACCCGTGGCAGCCTGCGGTTCTGCAGCTCATCGGCATGACCGCCGCTCAGGGCGCGGCAGCCGAGAAATCAGTCGGCGTCTGCGGAGAGGCCGCTGCCGATCCGGCACTGGCCGTCGTGCTCGTCGGGCTCGGAGCCACCAGCCTGTCCATGGCACCGCGGGCCCTGCCCGCTGTCGCCGAGGTGCTGGCCGGTCTCACCCTGGACCAGGCGCAGCAGATCGCTCGCAGCGCACTCGCGGCACGCAGTCCGATCGATGCGAAGGCCACGGTCCGAGCCGCGTTGCCGATCCTCACCGAGCTCGGCTTGTGA
- a CDS encoding HPr family phosphocarrier protein: MAETIATVGSTVGLHARPAALLAEAAADSDLEITIALEGEPAEDALDAASVLSLMGLGAEYGQKVVLRAEGDGADETLAQLKQLIETDHDAEG, translated from the coding sequence ATGGCAGAGACCATCGCAACAGTCGGAAGCACCGTCGGTCTGCATGCCCGTCCAGCAGCTCTGCTGGCCGAGGCCGCTGCGGACTCTGACCTCGAGATCACCATCGCGCTGGAGGGCGAACCGGCAGAGGACGCCCTCGACGCGGCCAGCGTGCTCTCGCTCATGGGTCTCGGCGCAGAGTACGGTCAGAAGGTCGTTCTGCGCGCTGAGGGTGACGGAGCCGACGAAACGCTGGCCCAGCTCAAGCAGCTCATCGAGACCGACCACGACGCTGAAGGCTGA